From a region of the Acanthochromis polyacanthus isolate Apoly-LR-REF ecotype Palm Island chromosome 3, KAUST_Apoly_ChrSc, whole genome shotgun sequence genome:
- the LOC110967098 gene encoding beta-1,3-galactosyltransferase 2-like: MASEAGSTELAVSPAGPAAAPDCARTRYPRSLFRYTHQFELSYFSFRQPIQNPCRQTNPLFQSWFRFLLLLCLVVFVLCYALSNSSVSWQTSLSLQRHYKWHFSDNNKVYMPPYRVHPKHRDILNEIQTTTEPSTAQPVKTQYHQAYPRNYNFIMDNKEVCKQNPFLVLMVPVAPNNVAARDAIRQTWSKESLVQGEVVITLFMLGLSKGGDVGKLQQENAQYHDLIQSDFMDSYINLTIKTMVIMDWLATRCPTAAYAMKVDSDMFLNIDNLVIMLQKPGIPTTNYLTGMLMTNRPVVRSKNSKWYVSEELYPDPQYPTYTLGMGYVFSNDLPEKFVEVSKSIKPFNIEDAYIGMCMKKLGFTPTSPPDPSQFQAYNAKYNRCQFSKVITFILGSSQELVNYWTDLKKPGPPC, translated from the exons ATGGCGTCTGAGGCCGGCTCCACGGAGCTGGCTGTCAGTCCTGcggggcctgctgctgcccctGACTGTGCCAGGACACGCTATCCTCGGTCGCTCTTCCGT TACACTCACCAGTTTGAACTTTCCTATTTTTCTTTCAGACAACCTATCCAGAACCCATGTCGTCAGACGAATCCTTTGTTTCAGTCCTGGTTCCGGTTCCTGCTTCTACTTTGTCTTGTGGTCTTTGTCTTGTGTTACGCTCTTTCCAACAGCTCTGTGTCATGGCAGACCAGCCTTTCACTCCAAAGACACTATAAATGGCATTTCAGTGACAACAACAAAGTTTACATGCCTCCTTATCGGGTCCATCCAAAGCACAGGGACATACTCAATGAAATCCAGACAACCACAGAGCCTTCTACTGCACAGCCTGTAAAGACTCAGTACCACCAAGCCTATCCACGCAACTACAACTTCATAATGGATAACAAGGAGGTCTGCAAACAGAACCCTTTCCTGGTCCTCATGGTGCCAGTGGCACCAAATAATGTGGCAGCTCGGGATGCAATCCGGCAGACATGGAGCAAGGAGAGCTTGGTCCAGGGTGAGGTGGTGATCACTTTGTTCATGTTGGGTCTCTCTAAAGGAGGTGATGTTGGCAAACTACAGCAAGAGAATGCGCAGTACCACGACCTAATCCAGAGCGATTTCATGGACTCTTACATCAATCTGACCATCAAAACCATGGTGATCATGGACTGGCTGGCCACACGTTGCCCCACAGCAGCCTACGCCATGAAGGTTGACTCCGACATGTTCCTGAACATTGACAATCTGGTGATCATGCTGCAGAAGCCAGGCATCCCCACAACGAACTACCTGACAGGAATGCTGATGACGAACAGGCCAGTCGTCCGATCAAAGAACTCCAAGTGGTACGTCTCTGAGGAGCTGTATCCAGATCCTCAGTACCCGACCTACACTTTGGGCATGGGATACGTCTTTTCGAATGATCTCCCAGAGAAGTTTGTGGAGGTCTCAAAATCAATCAAGCCTTTTAACATTGAGGATGCTTATATTGGAATGTGCATGAAAAAGCTGGGATTTACGCCCACGTCACCACCAGATCCCTCCCAGTTCCAGGCCTATAACGCAAAATATAATCGCTGTCAATTCTCCAAAGTCATCACCTTCATTCTTGGTTCTTCACAAGAATTGGTGAATTACTGGACAGACTTAAAGAAGCCTGGACCTCCTTGTTAG